A single window of Bacteroidota bacterium DNA harbors:
- a CDS encoding T9SS type A sorting domain-containing protein, producing the protein MRKSVLLALVFLLFPAVTAAQTFEFTPNHTVLSDSLGCELVFDFTFRNLTNSPQTIYIVRTRENLPHQDWTSSMCFDLGCFAPFVDSVATTPDFSSSPLQPMETRDFSVHIFTSTINGTGTVTVKAVNMNQPAEFYTVELTGRTMPVSVEDVDLVSGFRLDQNFPNPFNPSTSVSFRLPKSSDVSLTVYNSLGINVKEVLNGYMSEGEHRVSIDASDLSSGVYFYRLKAGGLVTTGKMILEK; encoded by the coding sequence ATGCGTAAATCAGTTTTATTGGCTTTGGTTTTTCTGCTTTTTCCGGCAGTAACCGCGGCACAGACATTTGAATTCACACCAAATCATACAGTTCTTAGCGACTCACTCGGCTGCGAGCTCGTCTTTGATTTTACATTCAGAAATTTGACCAACTCCCCGCAGACAATTTATATCGTGAGGACCCGGGAAAATCTGCCTCATCAGGACTGGACATCGTCGATGTGTTTTGATTTGGGATGTTTTGCCCCGTTTGTGGACAGTGTTGCCACCACCCCCGATTTCTCAAGTTCACCACTTCAACCGATGGAAACCAGGGATTTCTCGGTACATATTTTTACTTCAACAATTAATGGAACCGGGACAGTCACAGTAAAAGCTGTGAACATGAACCAGCCTGCAGAATTCTATACCGTTGAGTTGACGGGAAGAACCATGCCCGTATCAGTGGAAGATGTTGACCTTGTTAGCGGTTTCAGGCTCGATCAGAACTTCCCCAATCCCTTTAATCCCTCCACTTCGGTATCATTCAGGCTTCCGAAGAGTTCGGATGTGTCACTGACAGTTTATAACTCACTTGGGATCAATGTGAAGGAAGTCTTGAACGGGTATATGTCAGAGGGTGAACATCGCGTGAGCATTGATGCAAGCGACCTTTCATCGGGGGTTTATTTTTACAGGCTCAAAGCGGGTGGTCTTGTTACAACCGGAAAAATGATACTGGAGAAATAA
- a CDS encoding TlpA family protein disulfide reductase, whose product MLKSIILFSVLLASCLFAQTGQKAPGFTLENLEGEAVALRDHGDSSVVLISFWATWCKPCMEELPEVEKIYSELAGRGLKGFAISVDGERTVAKVEPFVKSKKMTIPVLLDTNGDVARLFYAKDVPHTVLIDKKGEVVYSHSGYKKGDEIQLKEKIIELLGSE is encoded by the coding sequence ATGCTTAAGTCAATAATCCTGTTCTCAGTTCTTTTGGCAAGCTGCCTTTTTGCTCAGACCGGTCAGAAGGCTCCCGGTTTTACACTGGAAAACCTCGAAGGAGAGGCTGTCGCACTGCGGGACCACGGTGACAGCAGTGTGGTTCTCATCAGTTTTTGGGCGACCTGGTGCAAACCGTGTATGGAGGAGCTTCCGGAAGTTGAGAAAATTTATTCCGAACTTGCCGGCAGGGGTCTGAAGGGATTCGCCATCTCGGTTGACGGCGAGAGAACCGTTGCGAAAGTTGAACCCTTTGTCAAATCGAAGAAAATGACAATTCCGGTACTTCTCGATACGAACGGCGATGTGGCAAGATTGTTTTATGCAAAGGATGTCCCCCATACAGTTTTGATCGACAAAAAAGGTGAAGTCGTTTATTCTCATTCAGGCTACAAAAAAGGGGATGAGATACAACTGAAAGAAAAGATAATCGAATTGCTGGGAAGTGAATGA
- a CDS encoding secondary thiamine-phosphate synthase enzyme YjbQ, producing the protein MEFLTGKMHFQTNGNSDIKDLTADIEKMIEENGYTEGSVHLFVPGSTAALTTIEFEPGLLKDYPEFMDRLVPSGKIYHHDMTWHDGNGHSHIRAALQGPSLLIPFINGKLTLGTWQQVIFIDFDTRPRERTVVYQFIAKKNNEV; encoded by the coding sequence ATGGAATTTCTTACAGGCAAAATGCATTTCCAGACAAATGGAAACTCGGACATAAAAGATTTAACTGCTGACATTGAAAAAATGATTGAAGAGAACGGTTACACTGAGGGGAGCGTTCACCTTTTTGTACCGGGCTCTACAGCGGCACTGACTACAATAGAATTCGAACCGGGGTTGTTGAAAGATTATCCCGAGTTTATGGACAGACTGGTTCCTTCGGGAAAGATATATCACCATGATATGACCTGGCACGACGGGAACGGACACTCCCACATCAGGGCGGCTCTTCAGGGTCCGTCACTCCTGATTCCTTTCATAAACGGGAAACTGACTCTCGGTACCTGGCAGCAGGTGATTTTTATCGATTTTGATACCAGGCCAAGGGAGAGAACGGTGGTTTATCAGTTTATTGCGAAAAAAAATAATGAAGTTTGA
- a CDS encoding T9SS type A sorting domain-containing protein: MKKVIIALLLFISGVYAQELEWTPYFATPEDSIVIIYDASKGNAGLTNVFPIYAHTGVITTESTGPSDWRYVKTNWGQNTPETQLTFVGGTKWKIAFKIRQYYNVPANETILQLAFVFRNAAGTLTGKTADGGDIFLPLSQPGQTAAILQPAVSGIIAQNTSVPVLAIGAAGTQTMKLFLNGSEVASVNNDSITYQLTASQIGKTRIKAVAISGTGGEGYDSVYYVVRGATPVQAVPAGMKDGINYTSSTSATMVLYAPTKQFVYFIGDMNGWEIDPAYELYKSPDGFRYWVTLNGLTPGKEYRFQYFVDNAIKIGDPYSEKVLDPWNDKYIDSVRYPGLIPYPVGLTSNVVSVMQPGQTPYQWQVTNFQKPPKEKLVVYELLIRDFTSEQTYKSITDTLGYLQRLGINCLELMPVMEFEGNNSWGYNPMFHMAVDKWYGPKNELKKLIDEAHKRGIAVVLDMVLNHAFGLNPMVRLYWDAANNRPAANSPWFNPIARHPYNVGYDFNHESQATKDYVDRVNRFWIEEYKFDGFRFDLSKGFTQTNSGSNVGQWGQYDQSRINLLKRMAQQIWTVDPNSYVILEHFADNSEEIALANEGMMLWGNHNSNYNEATMGWHDNNKSNFSGISWKNRNFSSPKLVGYMESHDEERTMAKNLLYGASSGGYNVKSLSTAIAREKLAGAFFFTVPGPKMIWQFGELAYDVSIFYPCGTDACKTDPKPVKWEYYSDGRRLNLYKTWAELINLKKNYDAFSSTDFTIDAATALKTIKINHSQMNVVITGNFGVTQASYNPGFQNTGKWYDFFSGDSMTVSDVNMSVSLLPGEFKIYTTQKLPTPEPGIATSIFEKDENELPVDFNLDQNFPNPFNPSTKISFSIPQSGMVNLAVYNSVGELVKVLVNEQMSQGKYNVDFDGAGLSSGIYFYRLVSEGTVLSKKMILLK; this comes from the coding sequence ATGAAAAAAGTAATTATTGCACTGTTGTTGTTTATATCCGGAGTTTATGCGCAGGAACTGGAGTGGACGCCGTATTTTGCCACTCCCGAGGATTCGATTGTAATTATATATGATGCTTCTAAAGGAAATGCAGGCTTGACGAATGTTTTTCCCATTTACGCTCACACGGGTGTGATCACGACGGAAAGCACAGGACCCTCCGATTGGCGCTATGTAAAAACCAACTGGGGACAGAACACTCCCGAGACACAGCTTACATTTGTTGGTGGAACGAAGTGGAAAATTGCTTTCAAGATAAGGCAGTATTACAATGTCCCTGCGAATGAGACGATACTTCAGCTCGCTTTTGTTTTTAGAAATGCAGCCGGAACCCTGACCGGCAAGACTGCGGATGGTGGCGACATTTTTCTTCCACTCTCGCAGCCCGGGCAGACTGCAGCAATTCTTCAACCCGCGGTTTCGGGTATAATTGCGCAGAACACTTCTGTGCCCGTTCTCGCAATTGGCGCTGCAGGAACGCAGACGATGAAACTGTTTTTGAACGGTTCAGAAGTGGCTTCGGTAAACAACGATTCGATTACTTACCAGCTTACCGCCTCTCAGATCGGAAAAACCAGAATTAAAGCGGTTGCCATTTCAGGTACCGGAGGCGAAGGTTATGATTCAGTTTACTATGTAGTAAGAGGAGCGACTCCTGTGCAGGCAGTCCCGGCGGGAATGAAGGATGGTATAAACTACACCTCTTCCACTTCGGCAACAATGGTGCTGTATGCCCCGACAAAGCAGTTTGTATATTTTATCGGTGACATGAACGGATGGGAAATCGATCCCGCATACGAGCTTTACAAATCTCCCGACGGATTCAGATACTGGGTAACTTTGAATGGCCTAACACCCGGTAAGGAGTACAGATTCCAGTATTTTGTTGATAACGCCATCAAAATCGGCGATCCATATTCTGAAAAAGTGCTTGATCCCTGGAACGACAAATACATTGACAGCGTAAGATATCCCGGTTTGATCCCTTATCCTGTCGGTCTCACTTCGAATGTCGTCTCGGTTATGCAACCCGGTCAGACTCCGTACCAGTGGCAGGTAACAAATTTCCAGAAACCACCCAAAGAGAAACTCGTGGTTTACGAGCTGCTCATCAGGGACTTCACTTCGGAACAGACATACAAATCGATTACAGATACCCTCGGATATCTTCAGAGACTTGGAATCAACTGTCTTGAACTGATGCCGGTAATGGAATTTGAAGGGAACAACAGTTGGGGTTACAACCCGATGTTCCATATGGCAGTTGATAAATGGTACGGACCAAAAAACGAGCTTAAAAAACTGATTGACGAAGCTCATAAAAGAGGCATCGCAGTTGTTTTGGATATGGTGCTCAATCATGCATTTGGTCTTAACCCCATGGTGCGTCTCTACTGGGATGCTGCCAACAACAGACCTGCTGCCAACAGTCCGTGGTTTAATCCAATAGCGAGACATCCATACAATGTCGGCTACGATTTCAATCATGAGAGTCAGGCAACCAAAGATTATGTGGACAGAGTAAACAGATTCTGGATTGAAGAATACAAATTTGACGGCTTCAGATTCGATCTCTCAAAAGGATTTACACAGACCAACAGCGGAAGCAATGTCGGTCAGTGGGGACAATATGACCAGTCGCGTATCAATCTGTTAAAGAGAATGGCACAGCAAATCTGGACAGTTGACCCCAATTCTTATGTAATTCTCGAGCATTTTGCCGATAACAGTGAAGAAATTGCCCTCGCTAATGAAGGTATGATGCTTTGGGGCAACCACAATTCGAACTACAATGAAGCCACAATGGGATGGCACGATAACAACAAGTCGAACTTCAGCGGCATCTCCTGGAAAAACAGAAATTTCAGTTCCCCTAAACTTGTCGGATACATGGAATCGCACGATGAAGAGAGAACGATGGCGAAAAATCTCCTTTATGGTGCTTCGAGTGGCGGATATAATGTGAAAAGTCTTTCGACAGCCATTGCGAGGGAGAAACTTGCAGGAGCATTCTTCTTTACAGTTCCCGGACCGAAAATGATCTGGCAGTTTGGTGAACTTGCATATGATGTTTCCATATTCTATCCTTGTGGTACCGATGCATGCAAGACAGACCCCAAGCCTGTAAAGTGGGAGTATTATTCTGACGGCAGAAGGCTCAATCTCTACAAAACCTGGGCAGAGCTGATTAATCTGAAAAAGAACTATGACGCATTCAGCAGTACCGATTTTACAATCGATGCTGCTACGGCATTAAAGACAATAAAGATAAATCACTCACAGATGAATGTGGTTATCACAGGAAACTTTGGTGTTACACAGGCGAGCTACAATCCCGGTTTCCAGAACACAGGGAAGTGGTACGATTTCTTCTCGGGCGATTCGATGACCGTTTCCGATGTCAACATGTCGGTTTCGCTCCTTCCCGGTGAATTCAAAATTTACACAACACAGAAACTTCCGACTCCTGAACCGGGAATCGCCACATCGATTTTCGAGAAAGACGAGAACGAACTTCCGGTGGATTTTAATCTGGATCAGAATTTCCCGAATCCTTTCAATCCATCGACTAAAATCAGCTTTAGCATTCCACAGTCGGGGATGGTAAATCTGGCAGTCTACAATTCTGTCGGTGAGCTTGTAAAAGTGCTGGTGAATGAGCAGATGTCGCAGGGGAAGTACAATGTCGATTTTGACGGAGCGGGTCTCTCGAGCGGGATTTACTTTTACAGATTAGTCTCTGAGGGAACAGTTTTGAGCAAAAAAATGATCCTGTTGAAGTGA
- a CDS encoding PEGA domain-containing protein: MRPKSLFFVVLGAFLFFQGCKTTPPVKIEDDVTGGIVVKGSPAGAAIFLDGVNTGKTLPDTLLAKAGSHALRVEKDGYVSETRNIVIGAFSLGEETFNLSPVTEQKLVIIEDFANVSCVPCVTSNRILRSLETGTLLDKNVIMIKYHVNYPSPQDPFYQANKASIDNRAQFYKIFSTPTTYIDGKLKPVSSDSNQIKQYVDQQLGAPARFRMSIKDSTSGGVLYSTVNIKILDLPQVDSNETVMHVYAIQTETSFTTPPGSNGETLFHNVVRGFLSGSGGIIPHLTGNGQELSFKLSIAINSGWDLSKLRVVAFLQNKTTKEIYQSAISKR, translated from the coding sequence TTGAGACCGAAGTCGCTATTCTTCGTCGTTTTGGGAGCATTTTTATTTTTTCAGGGGTGTAAGACTACACCCCCTGTTAAAATTGAGGATGATGTTACCGGTGGAATTGTGGTAAAGGGAAGTCCCGCGGGGGCTGCAATTTTTCTTGACGGAGTAAATACCGGAAAGACACTTCCCGATACTCTTCTTGCAAAGGCGGGATCACATGCTCTAAGAGTTGAGAAGGACGGGTATGTCTCCGAGACACGGAATATTGTGATTGGAGCTTTTTCGCTGGGAGAGGAGACTTTCAATCTTTCACCAGTGACTGAGCAAAAGCTCGTGATCATTGAAGATTTTGCAAATGTCAGTTGTGTCCCCTGTGTCACTTCGAACAGGATATTGCGCTCACTCGAGACCGGTACTTTGCTCGATAAAAATGTCATAATGATCAAATATCATGTTAACTACCCTTCCCCTCAGGATCCCTTTTATCAGGCGAACAAGGCTTCGATAGATAACCGGGCTCAGTTTTACAAAATATTTTCCACGCCGACCACATACATAGACGGGAAACTAAAGCCCGTATCAAGCGATTCAAACCAGATAAAGCAGTATGTTGATCAGCAGCTTGGTGCCCCTGCGCGCTTCAGGATGAGCATCAAAGATTCCACTTCGGGAGGAGTTCTCTATTCCACGGTGAATATAAAAATCCTCGACCTGCCGCAGGTTGATTCAAATGAGACGGTCATGCATGTTTATGCAATTCAGACCGAAACCTCGTTCACAACACCACCGGGTTCAAATGGTGAAACTCTCTTTCATAATGTAGTCCGTGGATTTCTTTCCGGTTCGGGGGGGATAATTCCTCACCTCACAGGAAATGGTCAGGAGCTCAGCTTCAAACTTTCAATTGCCATCAACAGCGGCTGGGATTTGTCGAAGTTGAGGGTGGTGGCATTCCTGCAAAACAAAACCACAAAAGAGATATATCAGTCAGCAATTTCCAAGAGATAA
- a CDS encoding DUF6029 family protein yields MMNKVFLLLLTIPFTVFTQDIPAPRLPKGVTILNQTKASYDFEKKISIFEDWLNLDYRYENFSAGIRYESFLPNDPSPAISRGKEKYSDLAFKYFTVNFGDKKTNFEITAGNYYALVGRGMVLRSYEDRNLRLDNNLQGVLVKAGYRNFRLTALAGSAANSNNERKDVLYLADFEYRGLKWLKGGVTLASNKPEFDNVSRTDIGSLRLETSFGAFDGYFEYAVKKNADIQNAVFNSSESFAGKGIYASASYWYDIFSITGEYKYYDNFGFRSFDQTINYNQPPATRKDYSYQLFNRHPSTLDADNEQGYQVEANANLSDNSSLLLQFSEAKTLDKDSYIQRIYGQNLEPRVKLREIYGQYSNEWSEKFKTTIALGYNEELDENTKNYTGVLDIRYSIDPRNTLRFIFEHQQSNNRTTLEDYFSDVFTMEYLRSPKYSIALVAEMKTREPNPGNTVRTLWSYVQGTIKIGEHTDLSLLAGSREAGIICIGGVCRYEPEFRGVEIKMVNRF; encoded by the coding sequence ATGATGAATAAAGTTTTTCTGCTTCTGCTGACCATACCGTTTACTGTCTTTACTCAGGATATTCCCGCCCCCAGACTACCGAAAGGGGTAACAATTCTAAATCAGACAAAAGCCTCGTATGATTTTGAGAAAAAGATATCGATATTTGAAGACTGGCTTAACCTTGACTACAGATACGAAAATTTTTCAGCGGGAATCAGATATGAATCATTCCTTCCTAACGACCCGAGTCCTGCAATCAGCAGAGGAAAGGAAAAATATTCCGATCTCGCTTTTAAGTACTTTACTGTCAATTTCGGTGATAAAAAGACAAACTTTGAAATAACCGCCGGAAACTACTATGCCCTGGTTGGGAGAGGCATGGTGCTCAGAAGCTATGAAGACAGGAATCTCCGGCTTGACAACAACCTGCAGGGCGTTTTGGTTAAGGCAGGTTACAGAAATTTCAGACTTACGGCGCTTGCGGGTTCGGCTGCCAACTCAAACAACGAGAGAAAAGATGTTCTTTATCTTGCCGATTTTGAGTATCGCGGACTGAAGTGGCTTAAAGGAGGTGTAACGCTCGCTTCAAACAAACCTGAATTTGATAATGTTTCACGCACAGATATTGGTTCATTGCGTCTTGAGACATCTTTTGGTGCATTTGACGGGTACTTCGAATACGCTGTAAAGAAGAACGCTGACATTCAGAATGCTGTTTTTAACAGCTCGGAGAGTTTTGCCGGCAAGGGGATTTATGCATCCGCATCATACTGGTACGACATCTTTTCGATAACAGGGGAATACAAGTATTACGATAATTTCGGGTTCAGATCTTTTGATCAGACGATAAATTACAATCAGCCCCCTGCCACCCGGAAAGATTACAGCTACCAACTCTTTAACCGGCATCCTTCCACACTTGATGCTGACAATGAGCAGGGTTATCAGGTGGAAGCCAATGCAAATTTAAGTGACAACTCCTCCCTGCTCCTTCAGTTCTCGGAGGCGAAAACACTCGACAAGGATTCATACATTCAGAGGATTTACGGACAGAATCTGGAACCTCGCGTTAAATTGAGAGAGATTTACGGACAGTACTCAAACGAATGGTCGGAAAAATTCAAAACCACAATTGCACTCGGTTACAACGAGGAACTCGACGAAAATACAAAAAACTACACCGGCGTTTTGGATATCAGATATTCAATTGACCCCCGAAACACCCTGAGGTTTATTTTCGAACATCAGCAGTCGAACAACAGAACAACCCTTGAGGATTATTTTTCCGATGTTTTCACGATGGAATATTTAAGGTCACCAAAATATTCGATTGCACTTGTTGCAGAAATGAAGACGAGAGAACCGAACCCCGGAAATACTGTCAGAACACTTTGGAGTTATGTTCAAGGGACGATCAAGATAGGGGAACACACCGACTTAAGTCTGCTCGCGGGCTCGAGGGAAGCAGGAATAATATGTATCGGAGGTGTTTGCCGGTATGAACCCGAGTTCAGAGGTGTCGAGATAAAGATGGTGAACAGGTTCTAA